One window of the Nocardia huaxiensis genome contains the following:
- a CDS encoding alpha/beta hydrolase — protein MAAQGVTSCPDLGSNRKAIRRTRVRRGWRRRLLTVAAAVIALPGLAGPALALPAHTPVHRTPQGGFEELMVPSSMGPVKVQVQWARHGGDAALYLLDGLRARDDFNAWSFETNALQLFAEDDVTLVMPVGGQSSFYTDWRMPSSTNGQKFTYRWETFLTEELPAFLEQYGVSRTRNAVAGLSMGGSAALALAAYHRDQFKHASSFSGYLNISAPGMREAIRIAMLDAGRFNVDSMAWPWSPAWLRMDPFVFAPQLRGLPMYISSAWGIPGPYDNPEGPVGYFNTVNAVALEALSMVNTLSFMTRLNNLDIGARYALQTRGTHSWGYWQEQLGAARPDILASLGL, from the coding sequence ATGGCAGCACAGGGCGTTACGTCATGCCCAGACCTCGGTTCGAATCGAAAGGCCATCCGGCGCACCCGCGTACGACGCGGGTGGCGGCGACGGCTGCTCACGGTCGCCGCGGCGGTGATCGCGCTGCCGGGTCTCGCCGGACCGGCGCTGGCCCTGCCCGCGCACACTCCGGTCCACCGGACGCCGCAGGGCGGGTTCGAGGAGCTCATGGTCCCCTCCAGCATGGGACCGGTGAAGGTGCAGGTGCAGTGGGCCCGCCACGGTGGTGACGCGGCGCTGTACCTGCTCGACGGTCTGCGCGCCCGCGACGACTTCAATGCGTGGAGCTTCGAAACCAATGCGCTGCAACTGTTCGCCGAGGACGACGTCACCCTGGTGATGCCGGTCGGCGGGCAGTCCAGCTTCTATACGGACTGGCGGATGCCGTCGAGCACCAACGGGCAGAAGTTCACCTACCGCTGGGAGACCTTCCTGACCGAGGAGCTGCCGGCCTTCCTGGAGCAGTACGGCGTCTCCCGCACCCGCAACGCCGTGGCCGGTCTGTCCATGGGCGGTTCGGCCGCGCTGGCGCTGGCCGCGTATCACCGCGACCAGTTCAAGCACGCGTCCTCGTTCTCCGGATACCTCAATATCTCCGCGCCCGGCATGCGCGAGGCCATCCGCATCGCCATGCTCGACGCGGGCCGCTTCAATGTGGATTCCATGGCGTGGCCGTGGAGCCCGGCGTGGCTGCGCATGGACCCGTTCGTCTTCGCGCCGCAGCTGCGCGGGCTGCCCATGTACATCTCCTCGGCGTGGGGCATTCCGGGCCCGTACGACAATCCGGAGGGTCCGGTCGGCTACTTCAATACCGTGAATGCCGTTGCGCTGGAGGCGCTGTCGATGGTGAACACGCTGTCGTTCATGACCCGGCTGAACAATCTGGACATCGGCGCGCGCTACGCCCTCCAGACGCGCGGCACGCATTCCTGGGGCTACTGGCAGGAACAGCTGGGTGCGGCGCGGCCGGATATTTTGGCCTCGCTGGGTTTGTAG